In one Melopsittacus undulatus isolate bMelUnd1 chromosome 4, bMelUnd1.mat.Z, whole genome shotgun sequence genomic region, the following are encoded:
- the DDX24 gene encoding ATP-dependent RNA helicase DDX24, whose protein sequence is MKARKRGRFRSSFKLKEKGIEVLGQWKTVQIDPNLFAEEEFKNIVCLEELTDYRQVSSSKVGKVKEKRKAESVSEEGNEEEEEPVIPPKKKKKTKDLRSKMDESDDATAAEFGVPVDKEAKHNKTIKLVDDDDHGHLAENMSSTKDAPKKKKKNVAKNKASQAQQALSLVPTSKKVKNWTTEVLSASADRKADVSAWKDLFVPEPVLQALSYLGFSAPTPIQALALPSAIRDNMDVLGAAETGSGKTLAFAIPMIHSVLQWQKSNSSTTRNDSVSKDSHQHHDETSWENENEAEKLTHQHAEDGGDEDDASFTTGCVKVLENFEFDSGDETHTVDYHKKRPLLGLVLTPTRELAVQVKHHIDAVAKFTGIKTAIIVGGMAAQKQERVLNRKPEIVIATPGRLWELVKERHPHLSNLRQLRCLVIDEADRMVEKGHFLELSQLLEILNDSQYNPQRQTFVFSATLTLVHLTPTRVLQKKNAKKMDKKTKLELLMEKIGIKGKPKVIDLTRKEATVETLTETRIHCNTNEKDYYLYYFLLQYPGRTMVFANSIDCVKRLSSLLTILNCDPLPLHANMHQKQRLKNLERFAERESCVLLTTDVAARGLDIPNVQHVIHYQVPRTSELYVHRSGRTARAANEGLSLLLIGPDDLINFRKIYKTLEKSEELPFFPVETKCMTSIKERVNLAWQIEKAEFFNSRAKQHNSWLQQAAEALEIDLDDDMLMGRKTSEEEESQKQKMLKGMKKQLKHALSQPLFKVLMKTKYPTQSGKLLLPQTSVSISESALGTVSKQKAKKKKSIKLI, encoded by the exons ATGAAGGCCAGGAAAAGAGGGAGATTCAGATCTTCTTTTAagttgaaagaaaaaggcattgaAGTACTAGGACAATGGAAAACTGTGCAAATCGACCCAAATCTATTTGCTGAAGAGGAGTTTAAAAATATAGTATGTTTGGAGGAACTTACAGACTACAGGCAAGTAAGTTCTTCCAAAGTGGGAAAagtaaaagagaagagaaaggctGAGAGTGTTTCAGAAGAAGGtaatgaggaggaggaagaaccTGTCATCCCTCccaaaaagaagaagaaaaccaaagatTTGAGAAGCAAGATGGATGAAAGTGATGATGCTACCGCAGCAGAATTTGGTGTGCCAGTTGATAAAGAGGCAAAGCATAACAAAACAATCAAATTGGTAGATGATGATGACCATGGACATCTGGCAGAGAATATGTCAAGCACAAAAGATgctccaaagaaaaagaaaaagaacgTAGCCAAAAATAAGGCTTCTCAAGCTCAGCAAGCTCTTTCCTTGGTACCTACTtctaaaaaagttaaaaactgGACAACAGAAGTTTTGTCTGCTTCAGCTGATCGCAAAGCAGATGTGTCTGCATGGAAAGACCTCTTTGTGCCTGAACCAGTGTTGCAGGCCTTGAGTTACCTGGGGTTTAGTGCTCCAACTCCTATTCAGGCCTTAGCCTTGCCTTCTGCCATCCGGGATAATATGGATGTTCTTGGTGCTGCAGAAACAG gaagcGGCAAAACGCTTGCATTTGCAATTCCAATGATtcattctgtgctgcagtggcaAAAATCAAATAGCTCAACAACCAGAAATGACAGTGTTTCTAAAGACTCTCATCAGCATCATGATGAAACGAGCTGGGAAAATGAGAATGAGGCAGAAAAACTAACCCatcagcatgctgaagatggTGGAGATGAAGATGATGCATCTTTCACAACAGGTTGTGTGAAGGTGCTGGAAAATTTTGAATTTGATTCGGGTGACGAGACTCATACTGTTGATTACCATAAGAAGAGGCCACTTTTAGGACTGGTCCTTACGCCCACAAGAGAATTAGCTGTACAAGTAAAACACCACATTGACGCAGTTGCAAAGTTTACAG GCATTAAGACTGCAATTATAGTTGGAGGCATGGCTGCACAGAAGCAAGAACGTGTGCTGAATCGAAAGCCAGAAATTGTAATTGCAACCCCAGGCCGCCTGTGGGAGTTAGTTAAAGAGAGACATCCACATCTTTCAAATCTTCGGCAGCTCAG GTGCCTTGTGATTGATGAAGCAGACAGAATGGTTGAGAAAGGTCACTTCTTAGAGCTGTCTCAGTTGCTGGAAATCTTAAATGATTCACAGTATAACCCTCAGCGACagacttttgttttttctgccaCTTTGACCTTAGTCCATTTGACTCCCACAAGAGTTTTACAGAAGAAGAATGCCAAAAAGATGGACAAGAAGACCAAACTAGAAttgttaatggaaaaaatagGAATAAAGGGCAAACCCAAAGTAATAGACTTAACAAGAAAAGAGGCTACTGTTGAGACACTGACAGAAACCAGAATCCACTGTAATACAAATGAGAAGGACTATtatctgtattattttcttcttcagtatcCAGGAAGAACCATGGTCTTTGCGAACAGCATAGACTGTGTGAAACGCCTCAGTTCTCTCCTCACAATCTTAAATTGTGATCCTCTTCCTTTGCACGCCAATATGCACCAAAAGCAAAGGCTGAAAAACCTGGAAAGGTTTGCTGAGCGAGAGAG CTGTGTCCTCCTGACAACAGATGTTGCAGCTCGCGGCCTTGATATTCCCAATGTGCAGCATGTCATCCACTACCAg GTCCCTCGTACTTCTGAGCTGTATGTGCACCGAAGCGGCAGGACAGCTCGAGCTGCCAATGAAGGCCTCAGCCTGCTGCTTATTGGCCCAGATGACTTAATCAATTTTAGGAAAATCTATAAGACATTGGAGAAAAGTGAAGAACTGCCATTTTTCCCAGTTGAAACTAAGTGCATGACTTCTATCAAG GAGCGGGTGAATTTGGCATGGCAGATTGAGAAGGCAGAATTTTTCAACAGTCGTGCAAAGCAACACAACTCTTGGCTCCAGCAAGCTGCAGAGGCTCTTGAGATTGATCTTGATGATGACATGCTTATGG